One window of the Triticum dicoccoides isolate Atlit2015 ecotype Zavitan chromosome 3B, WEW_v2.0, whole genome shotgun sequence genome contains the following:
- the LOC119279910 gene encoding putative F-box protein At3g16210, whose protein sequence is MAPRRRSTSPPPASLPDDDDMLQEILLRLPPRPSSLPRASRVCKRWRRLVTDPRFQRRFRDHHGKHPLLGFFFEDYCSCPFVPMLDRPDRIPRYRFSMSRREDNRIIDCRHGLVLFLSGRPPRSPSVWDPVARKQRCLTLPPELDNDRMYFFNRAVLRPARGQGRRSSQFQVALVAYDDRGETRASAWVYSSETGIWSKSKSLQLQSSIPMDQSSTLIGNSLYWLHTYAANVLHDHGEYFVLEFDLNSQSLAVTELPAHIEPGYHTLRIMPAEDGGLGFIHLSRFNAQLWKRKPDYDGSAAWVLDRAIDFGELRSTWKGDSLTLVGFAEESNAILVSTASGVFVVYLQSMEFKKVSNTVFFFSHYPYECCYAAGTGIVDVHGKDEVLKYMGDSRLLAHVSTL, encoded by the coding sequence ATGGCCCCCCGCCGCCGCAGCACCTCTCCGCCGCCTGCCTCTCTGCCCGACGACGACGACATGCTTCAGGAGAttctcctccgcctcccgccgcgGCCTTCCTCCCTCCCCCGGGCCTCCCGCGTCTGCAAGCGTTGGCGCCGCCTCGTCACCGATCCCCGATTCCAACGCCGCTTCCGCGACCACCACGGCAAGCATCCTCTCCTCGGCTTCTTCTTCGAAGACTATTGCTCCTGTCCGTTTGTTCCGATGCTGGATCGACCAGATCGCATCCCCCGGTATCGCTTCTCGATGTCTCGCCGCGAGGACAACCGCATCATCGACTGCCGGCACGGGCTTGTCCTTTTCCTCAGCGGAAGGCCGCCGCGCAGCCCAAGTGTGTGGGACCCCGTCGCCCGCAAGCAGCGCTGCCTGACCCTCCCACCAGAGCTGGACAACGACCGGATGTACTTTTTCAACCGGGCGGTGCTTCGCCCTGCCCGCGGCCAAGGCCGCCGTTCAAGCCAATTCCAGGTGGCCCTGGTAGCCTATGACGACAGAGGAGAAACAAGAGCTTCGGCATGGGTTTACTCGTCGGAGACTGGCATATGGAGCAAGAGCAAATCACTGCAGCTGCAATCTTCTATACCTATGGATCAATCCAGTACTTTGATTGGGAATTCTCTTTACTGGTTACATACCTATGCGGCGAATGTGCTTCATGACCATGGTGAGTATTTCGTACTTGAGTTTGATCTGAATAGTCAGAGCCTAGCCGTGACCGAGCTGCCGGCACACATAGAACCCGGGTATCACACATTGAGGATTATGCCTGCCGAAGATGGTGGGCTTGGCTTCATCCATCTCTCACGATTCAATGCCCAATTATGGAAGAGAAAGCCTGATTATGATGGTTCAGCTGCATGGGTGCTCGACAGAGCTATTGATTTCGGGGAACTTAGATCAACTTGGAAGGGTGACTCCCTCACTTTAGTTGGGTTTGCCGAGGAGAGTAATGCAATCCTTGTATCGACAGCTTCTGGTGTCTTCGTGGTCTATCTCCAGTCAATGGAGTTTAAGAAAGTTTCTAATACGGTGTTCTTCTTTTCCCATTATCCATATGAATGTTGCTATGCTGCAG